From the Skermanella rosea genome, one window contains:
- a CDS encoding metal ABC transporter solute-binding protein, Zn/Mn family — protein MKRMLMAVLATAAALMAQPALADPLKVVASFTILGDMAGRIGGDGVAVTTLVGPDGDAHVYEPTPVDARALAGADLVIVNGLGFEGWMDRLVQASGYKGPVVVATAGIDPLPGTEEEGHGHSHGHDHGADPHAWQSVANAKIYAGNIADGMAAAAPAQAEAFRSGLASYRAELDALEAEIEATLAPVPRDRRIIVTAHDAFGYYARAYGVTFLAPVGISTEAEPSAGAIARLIRQMKAENVRAVFVESIADPRMLDRIAAETGARIGGRVYSDALSGPDGPAPDYAAMMRHNTRAFASALGAGS, from the coding sequence ATGAAACGCATGCTCATGGCCGTCCTGGCGACGGCGGCGGCCCTGATGGCCCAGCCCGCCCTGGCCGACCCGCTGAAGGTGGTGGCGAGCTTCACCATCCTGGGCGACATGGCCGGCCGGATCGGCGGCGACGGCGTGGCGGTCACGACGCTGGTCGGCCCCGACGGCGACGCCCATGTCTACGAACCCACCCCGGTGGACGCCCGGGCGCTGGCCGGCGCCGATCTGGTGATCGTCAACGGGCTCGGCTTCGAGGGCTGGATGGACAGGCTGGTCCAGGCGTCTGGCTACAAGGGACCCGTGGTCGTCGCCACGGCGGGCATCGACCCGCTTCCCGGCACCGAAGAGGAAGGCCATGGGCATTCGCATGGCCATGACCACGGGGCCGACCCCCATGCCTGGCAGTCGGTTGCCAATGCCAAGATCTACGCCGGCAACATCGCCGACGGCATGGCCGCCGCCGCTCCCGCGCAGGCCGAGGCTTTCCGCTCCGGCCTGGCCTCGTACCGGGCGGAACTGGACGCGCTGGAGGCGGAGATCGAGGCGACGCTGGCTCCCGTCCCGCGCGACCGTCGGATCATCGTCACGGCGCACGACGCCTTCGGCTACTACGCCCGGGCCTATGGCGTGACCTTCCTGGCGCCGGTCGGCATATCGACCGAGGCGGAGCCGTCGGCCGGCGCCATCGCCCGGCTGATCCGCCAGATGAAGGCGGAGAACGTCCGCGCCGTCTTCGTCGAGAGCATCGCCGATCCCCGCATGCTGGACCGCATCGCCGCCGAGACCGGCGCGCGCATAGGCGGCCGGGTCTATTCCGACGCGCTGTCCGGCCCCGACGGCCCGGCCCCGGACTACGCCGCCATGATGCGCCACAACACCCGCGCCTTCGCGTCGGCGCTGGGCGCGGGATCGTGA
- a CDS encoding metal ABC transporter permease — MTLYDLLFGPFLEFAFMRRALVACLALALGCGPVGVVLVLRRMSLVGDAMSHAVLPGAAVGFLTAGLSLWAMSAGGFLAGLAVAVLAGLVSRATAQREDASFAAFYLISLAAGVLIVSAGGSTVDLMHVLFGTILAVNDAGLLLVAGVATVTLAALAVLYRPLVVECFDPGFLRAVGGGGAACHLAFLVLVVLNLVGGFQALGTLMAVGLMMLPAAAARFWAERVWSMAAVASGVAFAAGWAGLLLSYHFDLPSGPAIILVAGAAYLLSLALGTVGSLRVRWLPGRHLET, encoded by the coding sequence GTGACTCTCTACGACCTCCTGTTCGGGCCGTTCCTGGAATTCGCGTTCATGCGCCGCGCGCTGGTGGCGTGCCTGGCGCTGGCGCTCGGCTGCGGGCCGGTCGGGGTCGTCCTGGTGCTGCGCCGGATGAGCCTGGTCGGCGACGCCATGTCCCATGCGGTCCTGCCGGGTGCGGCGGTGGGGTTCCTGACGGCCGGCTTGTCGCTGTGGGCGATGAGCGCCGGCGGCTTCCTGGCCGGGCTGGCGGTGGCGGTGCTGGCCGGCCTCGTCTCCCGCGCCACGGCGCAGCGGGAGGACGCGAGCTTCGCCGCCTTCTACCTGATCTCGCTGGCTGCGGGCGTGCTGATCGTGTCGGCCGGCGGCAGCACCGTGGACCTGATGCATGTGCTGTTCGGCACCATCCTGGCGGTGAACGACGCGGGGCTCCTGCTGGTCGCGGGGGTCGCGACCGTGACCCTGGCGGCGCTCGCGGTGCTTTACCGCCCGCTGGTGGTGGAGTGCTTCGACCCCGGGTTCCTGCGCGCGGTCGGCGGCGGCGGGGCGGCCTGCCACCTGGCGTTCCTGGTGCTGGTGGTCCTGAACCTGGTGGGCGGGTTCCAGGCGCTGGGAACGCTGATGGCGGTGGGATTGATGATGCTGCCGGCCGCGGCCGCCCGTTTCTGGGCGGAGCGGGTGTGGTCCATGGCCGCGGTGGCGTCCGGCGTCGCCTTCGCCGCCGGCTGGGCCGGGCTCCTGCTGTCCTACCATTTCGACCTGCCGTCCGGGCCGGCGATCATCCTGGTCGCCGGCGCCGCCTACCTGCTGTCCCTGGCGCTGGGAACGGTGGGGAGCCTGCGCGTCCGCTGGCTGCCCGGCCGGCACCTGGAAACCTGA
- the aztA gene encoding zinc ABC transporter ATP-binding protein AztA: MDSADSVRLDDLTLGYRRHPAVHHLSGTFPAGSLTAVVGPNGAGKSTLLKGIAGVLAPLDGRVTLAGVDRRAIAYLPQQAEVDRDFPIDVLDTVLLGHWHRAGAFRGIGRRDRDEARGALHAVGLSGFERRPIGALSAGQFQRVLFARMLLQDARLILLDEPFTAIDARTTADLLDVVRRWHGERRTVIAVLHDLDQVRAHFPHALLLSREAVAWGTTADALVPANLARARALAEAWDEDAPACRRSSRAGRAA; the protein is encoded by the coding sequence ATGGACAGTGCCGATTCCGTCCGGCTGGACGACCTGACGCTCGGCTACCGGCGGCATCCTGCCGTGCATCACCTGTCCGGCACCTTTCCGGCCGGGTCGCTGACCGCCGTCGTCGGCCCGAACGGCGCCGGCAAGAGCACCCTGCTGAAGGGGATCGCGGGCGTGCTGGCGCCGCTCGACGGCCGGGTCACGCTGGCCGGGGTGGACCGCCGGGCGATCGCCTACCTGCCCCAGCAGGCCGAGGTGGACCGCGACTTCCCCATCGACGTGCTGGACACCGTCCTGCTCGGCCACTGGCACCGGGCCGGGGCGTTCCGCGGCATCGGCCGCCGGGACCGGGACGAGGCGCGCGGCGCCCTGCACGCCGTCGGCCTGTCCGGGTTCGAGCGGCGCCCGATCGGCGCGCTCTCGGCCGGGCAGTTCCAGCGCGTGCTGTTCGCCCGCATGCTGTTGCAGGACGCCCGGCTGATCCTGCTGGACGAGCCGTTCACCGCCATCGACGCCCGCACCACCGCCGACCTGCTGGACGTGGTCCGCCGCTGGCACGGCGAGCGCCGCACGGTCATCGCCGTGCTGCACGACCTGGACCAGGTACGCGCCCATTTTCCCCATGCCCTGCTGCTCTCCCGCGAGGCGGTGGCCTGGGGGACGACGGCAGATGCGCTGGTCCCCGCCAACCTGGCCCGTGCCCGCGCCCTGGCCGAGGCGTGGGACGAGGATGCGCCCGCCTGCCGTCGTTCCTCCCGCGCGGGGAGGGCGGCGTGA
- a CDS encoding DUF1826 domain-containing protein, translated as MADLERIRCPGVTVAILERPLPSDLAGAMARPVHLRRFAGIRLETTARRARAELAGALAEAGLNGAPVRDAPVRDALVRDVARLADVFAGITGAATLRVRLEPVPGDGCKYFHADSVGIRLLCTYRGPGTWWLPDDAVERPALGSGDNAAVVRDPARIQVLGAGHVALLKGDAWPGNRGRGAVHRSPPADRGAGPRLLLSIDHETD; from the coding sequence TTGGCGGATCTCGAACGGATCCGGTGCCCGGGGGTGACCGTCGCGATCCTGGAACGACCCCTTCCGTCCGACCTGGCCGGAGCCATGGCCCGCCCGGTCCATCTCCGCCGTTTCGCCGGCATCCGGCTGGAGACGACCGCCAGGCGCGCCCGGGCCGAACTGGCCGGGGCGCTCGCCGAAGCCGGGCTCAACGGCGCCCCCGTCCGCGATGCCCCCGTCCGCGATGCCCTTGTCCGCGACGTGGCGCGGCTGGCCGATGTGTTCGCCGGGATCACCGGAGCGGCCACCCTGCGGGTGCGGCTGGAGCCGGTGCCGGGCGACGGCTGCAAGTATTTCCATGCGGATTCCGTAGGCATCCGGCTGCTCTGCACCTACCGCGGGCCGGGAACCTGGTGGCTGCCCGACGACGCGGTCGAGCGCCCAGCACTGGGCAGCGGAGACAATGCCGCCGTCGTCCGCGATCCCGCCCGGATCCAGGTCCTGGGCGCTGGGCACGTGGCTCTCCTGAAGGGGGATGCCTGGCCCGGCAACCGCGGGCGCGGAGCCGTCCATCGGTCCCCGCCGGCCGACAGGGGCGCCGGCCCCCGCCTCCTGCTGAGCATCGACCATGAGACCGATTGA